In the Halobacteriovorax sp. GB3 genome, TTTTCAACACCAGAAGAAGTTGCAAAACAAGCAGTAGAAAATGATGTTCACGCCGTAGGTGTTTCATCTTTAGCAGCAGGTCACAAGACACTAATCCCTGATCTAATTGCAGAACTTAAAAAGCTTGATGCCGATGATATTATCGTCTTCTGTGGCGGAGTTATTCCAAAACAAGATTATGATTTTCTATGGAATGCAGGGGTAAAGGGAATTTTTGGTCCAGGAACACCTATTCCAGAATGTGCTAGAAAAGTTATAGATGAAGTGAAAAAGGCCCAAAAATAATTCGAGGACACCATGAGTATTTCAATTGATAAACTCGTTAACGGCGATAGAAGAACACTAGCGAAGGCAATTACTCTCACAGAGAGCAAATTAGACAAACATCGCCTAGAAGCTCAATCTCTTCTTGAAAAGATCGTCTCTCATACTGGGGGAAGCTTAAGAATTGGAATCTCTGGTGTCCCAGGCGTTGGTAAATCAACATTCATTGAAACATTTGGTCTCTACCTGATCTCACAAGGAAAGAAAGTCGCTGTACTTGCTGTTGATCCGAGCTCACCAATAAGTGGGGGAAGTCTTCTTGGAGATAAAACAAGGATGGAAATTCTCTCTCAACAAAATGAAGCTTTCATTCGCCCTTCACCGACATCAGGATCTCTAGGTGGTGTTGCCCAAAAAACGAGAGAGGCCATGCTTCTCTGTGAGGCAGCTGGTTACGATATCATTCTTGTAGAAACTGTTGGGGTTGGTCAGTCGGAATATGAAGTCGCCTCAATGGTTGATTTCTTTATGGTCCTCATGCTTCCCAATGCGGGAGATGAACTACAAGGAATCAAAAAGGGTATCTTAGAATTGGCAGACTCGATTGTCGTTAACAAGGCCGACAGTGATTCAGTTAATCTAGCTAAAATGACAATGGGTCACTATAAAAATGCTCTACGTTTAGTGCATCCTACAAGCTTTTGGATTCCTCGCGTTCTTAGCTGTTCTTCTATTGAAAAAAGAGGAATTGATGATATCTGGAAGATGATCAGTGAATATCATAGTGAGGCTAAAAAGAATGGAGAACTTCTTACAAAGCGAGCTGTTCAAAATAAGAAGTGGATGGAAAAGCTAATTTTTGAAATGATTGAACTCAGACTAAAGTCTAATAAAGAGATTCAAAAGAAATGGCATAAATTTGAGGACGATGTTTCAAAAGGACTGGCGACACCATTTAATGCCGCCAAAGATATTGTTGAAAGTTACTTTCAAAATTAATTACAACTAAGTCCATTAACCGTTTCAACACCTCTATTCTTTACTAGAGTCATTTTCCCATTAAATGGAGCAAGAGTTACACTTCTAATCCCTTGCGTACCGACATTAGCAGAGAAATAACTACCGAAATCTTTAGCCGTAGCTGTAAAATTAAGTCCATTCCCTGCGACATGAATAGATCCACCGCTTACGCTGATTGTGTATCCTTCACCAGTACAAGTCGTAGCTAGTGAACTGAAAGAAACAAGCATTGTCATGGCTAAAATCAATTTTTTCATTATTCTACCTCTCTTATATTTTAATTGTTATTGAATTACCTTCGTATGATATAAAACTACCAACCATTTTCTTCTTTAGCACGTACATCAATAGCCAACGCCATTTAATCCCAAGTGGTAACTTCGTTTTTGTTACATTGAAGACCATTGTGTTCTCTTCTGGGTAATGCTCTACATTCGCTTTAATAGTGATCGTAAAGTCTTTAACTAAAACCCTAACTCTTGCTGTGAGTATCATCTTATTGTTTTGAAAGGCAATACTCAGATTTTTGATGTCAGATTTTGTTTCATTAATTATCTCTCGAGGGTCAACATTGGTGTCAAAAATGGACCGAAAAAGATCTTCAAACTTCCCTGAGTTTTCATCTGAAATAATTCTTGAGATAGAGATATTCCCTTTCTTAAAACAGTCTCCTATTACACCTTGCATATCATTCAACTCAGTTTCTTCGTCCTTGTAACAGCTCGCTGTTAAATTCGAAAGAGTCGTCCCTTTATCAGAGCTAAGCATTTGAGTTGTTGGTGATCTAAATAGCAACTGCTCGTCGATAACTTTAAGCTTTTCGACATCAATGAAGAATTTAGTTTCTTCTTTTCTGTCAGTGAAAAGTATTTTTCGACTTACAACATCAAGTGAGTTTAAACAATCTTTTGCAATTTTCTTCCCATCCATTTCTAAAAGTTCAGGGTCTTTATCACAAGAAACAACCGTTTCACCTGCTTCAATTTTAAAGGCAGGAATATCAACAGCACTCTTGCTTACATTTGCTGTAATCTTATTATCTCTAAGCTCAACTTGATCGAGTTGACTTGAAAAAAGTATTGGCGACTTTTCATCCTTGTTATCGTACTTAATTTCAGCTCCAGCTAAATCACCTTCGTCCTTACCTGAAATGAGTGAATCGGTTAGGCAACCTTTAATAATTCCATCAGGTTTTGTCATATCCACACCAGGGATACCACCACAATAGAGGTTAAACTTTGTTAAGCTAAGATTTGAGACATCGTTAATGATACGAAACTTATTCCCGTTGAAAGAAAAGAATAACGGGTTAATAAGAAATTTTGATTCTTCAATATCAAGACTAAGAATTTTACTTAATGGGTTTTCCTCAGGAAAAGAAAATCCAAGGTTTAAGTATTTTCCTGCAATTCCAAAATAGCGATTACGATAAAAAATTTCAGACTTAAAAACTTCGTCAGTATTATTAATACCAACGTTCATTCCATCCCATGAAAGCTGAACACTTGAAAAATCAAGACTTCCCGCCTTGCCGGCACCCTTCTGAGGGAGATCATAGTCCATTTTTTTGATATCAATTTCAATGAAATTACTTTCATTGGCCAACGAAAGTGGCGCTGATAATAATAGGAATGAAGTGATAAGAGATTTTATTTTCATAAAACCGTTTTATCACTTCACTTGATATAAAATTGAATGTTTGAAATTATTTTAAGGGCCGTCTATTTTTTAGGCAGAGAGATTACTCAATAATTTCTACCACTTACCAGCACCCTCACGAATTAATTCAGCTTCCCCCTCAACAGAAAGGTCCACAATCGTCGATTGGCCTGCAAATTCATATTCACCTGGATCGAGAATTAACTGGATATCACCAGGAAATTTTTCTTCAATCTGATAGCTGTAAAACATTGAACCTTCTTCAAGACCCATCATCTCTTCAGAGATATTTGTCGATAGAAGTACTTCTCCATGAATCTCAACTAATTTATTAACGATATTACCTGGAATAAAACGCACACCAACTTGATGATCATTTTTAGAAGCTTGAACAGCACGGATAATCTTTTTCGTGGCCTCAAAGATAAATGTGTAATGACCAGGAATCTTATTTCTAATCATTCTAAAAGCAGAGTCACCAATATTAGCGACTTCCGAAGCCTTTGAGATTGTGTCACAAATGAGTGAGAAGTGTTTAAGGGGACTAGCTCCTTTAAAGCGGTAAAGTCTCTCTACACCTTTTTTATTAAAAGGGTCACAAACAACAACCCAACTTGTATCAGTAGGAATACAAACGAGATTTCCCTCTTTAATAGAATCTGATGCTCGTTTTAAAATACGATCATCAGGGTTCTCAGGAATTAGATATTCAATCATAATCTAGCCTTAATTAGTTTTTAAATACTTCAAGAATTCAGAATCAGAGGAGAAAAGAAATTTCGTCTTACTTGATAATGACTTCTTATAAGCTTCTAATGCTCTTGTAAATTCATAGAAACGTGGATCCTGAGATAATGCCTTAGCATAAATTGCTGTGGCCTTTGCCTCTGCCTCACCTCTAACCTGCTGAGCAGTTCTATAGGCTTCAGATTCAATTTTTTTCAAGTCTCTTTGAAGACGACCTTCAATTCTGGCCTTCTCCCCTTGTCCAATCGATCTAATTTTTGAAGCAATTCTCTGTCTTTCAGAAATCATTCTTTCATAAACTTTTGATTCAACACTTTTTTCATAAGAAATACGTCTAAGCTGTACATCAATAAGCTTAATTCCAAAAGCTGCCAATTCTTCATCAGCTCTCTCAACGATTAGCTGACTTAGCTTCTCTCTACCAAGATTAATTTTCTCAATCTCTCCAGATACTTCTTCTTCAACAATTGGCTCACCATTTTTCTTATTCTCGGCCATTTCTTTTTTACGCTTTTGAACCTGTTCTAGAATTTGGTTCGAATTACGTACTGCCTCAACGAGGTTATTTGAAGAAATAACATTTCTTGTAGCAGAGTCTAAGATTGTATCAATACGCGCTTTCGCTCCTGTTTCATTACGAACAGTCTGAATAAACTTTAGAGCATCAACAATTCGCCATCTAGCAGTTGTATCAACTTTAATAAATTTCTTATCCTTTGTAGGGATTTGATTTGGAAATCCGTCCCAAGATAAAATTCTCTTATCAACAAGTCTTACATCTTGAACAAAAGGCTTTTTAAATTGAATTCCGGCCGTTGTAATTGGTTGCCCAACAGGCTTTCCAAATTCAGTAATAATTGCTTGCTGACCTTCTGTCAGAATAAACATACTTCCCTTTGCAACGATGAGGGCAACAACAACGATAACACCTAATAAAGCTTTCATTATTTATTCCCCTTTTTTCCATCAAATACTGGAAGAAGTCCTTTAATTGAAGGATCAACAATCGTAACATTTTCTAAGCGTGAATAAATTGACTCCATCGTCTCAAGATAAAGACGTTTCTTAGTAATACTTGGGGCCTTTTTATATTCTTTTAAAATAGCAACAAATTTCTCAGCATCACCCAGAGATCTGTTTACAAGTTCTTCTTTATAACCTTCAGCTTCAGAGATCATTTTCTGCGCCTTACCTCTCGCCTCTGGAATAATTTTGTTATATTCCCCTTCAGCTTGGTTGATTACTTTTTCTTGTTCTTGTTTCGCTTCGTTAACTTCGTTAAAAGATGCCTTTACTACATTTGGAGGATTAACATCCTGAAGTTTTACTGAAACAATTTTCACTCCCATATCATAGTGATCGAGAACTTCTTGCATTAGATCTTTTGCCGATGTTTCAACTTCAATTTTACCTGTCGTTAAAACTTCAGATACTGAGCGATCCCCAACAACTCTTCTCATGATCGATTCAGAGACATCGCGAATATTTCTCTCAGGCTCACTTGTTTGAAACAGGAATTTAAATGGATCAGAAATTTGAAACTGAACCGCCCATTCAACATCGGCAACATTTAAGTCACCAGTTAGCATAAGCGATTCAGACTTATAACTTTTCTCAGAGTAGGCAGAACGTCTTCCTCTAGTCGTCGATGTTCTAAATCCAAATTCAGCTTGTAGTACTCTTTTCGTTTTAACCTTAATAACTCTATCGATCCCAAATGGGACTTTAAAGTGAAGGCCTGGAGGATTAGTATTGTGAAACTCTCCTAAACGAATAACAACAGCTTCCTCATCAGGTTCAACTGTATAAAACGTTGTCATAGAGCCAATTCCAAGAACCAGCAGGATTAGAACAGGAATCAAAAACTTTTTAATTTTTTCGATATCCTCTTTCATTTTTTCAAATTCATTTTTCGGCGACTGAGAAAAAGTCATATTAAGCCTCTACTTCCATCATGAGCACACCTTGATCTAAGGCATCCCCAACATTTACGTGAATTGATTTAACAAAACCATCCATTCCACATTTGATTTCATTTTCCATTTTCATGGCCTCGATGATAACAAGAGTTTGACCCTTTTTAACTTCATCACCTTCTTTTACTGAAATCTTAACGATCTTCCCTGGCATCTGAGTGATTAACTCACCCTCATTTCCACCAGCAAGTCCAGATGGTTTATAACCACGATAAACATCAAAAACTCTATCTACATTTAGCATCTTCTTAGGAAGATCTTGTCGTGGAATTTTTTTCCAAGACTTATTGTCTTTAGAAACAAAATACTGTCCAGCAAGTCTTCTTACAAAGATGATCTGTCTATTCGTGATTTTATTATCTTCGATTGTTGAATATTCAAACTCGACAAGTTCACTAGAGTGCTTCTTCGTTCTAGTAAGATCAACAATTACTTCATTTTTATCTGCATCGATTAAATATGTTCTCATACTTACATCCCCATTTTTCTTGCTTCAACACCAGCAAGTACTTCGTAGAATCTCATGTGATTAAGTTCTGTTGAAACTTCTTCCTGAGGTTTTTCTACGGCAATAAAGTCAGTAGAGTAATATCCATCAATAAAGTTCTTCTTATTCATAATGACTTTAAGAAGAGGAACATTTGTCTTTAGTCCTTCAATGAAAAGGCCATCGAGAGCTGCTCTCATTTTTCTTACTGCGACATCACGAATAATTCCTTTACACACAAGCTTTCCAACCATTGGGTCGAAATCAGGTGTTACTTCAAGATCTTTGTAAAGACAGTGATCAAAACGTGTTCCTTGCGGAAAGTTCGTTTCAAAACCTGTTACATGTCCTGGAGCTGGAAGCATTGTAATTGGATCTTCTGCACAGATACGACACTCAATAGCATGTCCCGATCTTCTGATGAACTCTTGACCAGGGAAACCTAGGTCATCACCAAGAGCTGATTGAATCATACATACGATCAGATCGATCCCAGTAATCTCTTCAGTAATAGGGTGTTCAACTTGAATACGAGTGTTCATTTCTAGGAAGTAGAAATTCTTATCTTCACCCATAATAAACTCAACTGTTCCAGCAGAGTCGTAATTAACGGCTTTAGCTAATTGAACAGCAGTATTACAAACTTTTTGACGAAGCTCTTCATCGTCTCCAATAAATGGAGAAGGAGCTTCTTCAATAATTTTTTGGTGTCTTCTTTGAATAGAACATTCTCTTTCATAGAAGTGATAAACGTTTCCATTTTTATCTGCGAGAATTTGAACTTCGATATGTCTTGGATTAAGAATTAACTTTTCAACAAGAAGATCACCATTATTGAAGGCCGCAAGAGATTCTCTACCTACAGCTTCAAAATTAGCTCGTACTTCTTCTTCATTTTGGCAAGCTCTCATACCACGACCACCACCACCGGCAACCGCTTTTAAAAGAACAGGATATCCTATTTCATTACTGATCTTTACAGCTTCTTCCACAGTAGGAACGGCTGTATCAGTTCCTGGAACAGTTGGAACTCCCGCCTTCTTAGCAATTTGCTTTGAAACGGCCTTATCACCCATGAGCTTAATTGCCTCTGCATGAGGAGCAATAAAAGTAACACCCGCTTCATTTAAAGCATTTGCGAAGTCAGCATTTTCAGAAAGAAAACCATAACCAGGGTGAACAGCATCAACATCATTTTCCTTAATTACTTTTAACAAATTTTCAATATTCAAATATGTTTCAGCGTTTGTAGAACCTTTTAAATGTACCCACTCATCACAGAATTGAAGATGTGTCGCATGTACTTCATTATCAGTCCAAAGACCAATTGCAACGTGCCCAAGCTCTTTACATGCCTTCGCAATACGTGAAGCAATTTCTCCACGGTTAGCAATTAGAATTCTTCTACTTTTATTTATTGGTTGTCTTATCGTCATCATAATTGAATGTTCCCGTGTTTACGTTGTGGAAGTTCAACTTTTTTGTCTTTAAGTGCAACTAGATATTCGTAAACTCTCTTGCGCGTTTCCTCTGGAAGAATAATCGCATCGAGATATCCTCTTTCCGCAGCTCTATAAGGGTTAGCAAATCTCTGCTCATAATTTGCAACAAGCTCTGCTTTCTTCTTATCAAAAGCTTCACCTTCAAGCCCTTTAAGCTCATTTCTAAAGATGATATTTACAGCGCCCTCTGCACCCATAACGGCAATTTCACCAGTTGGATAAGCAAGGTTAATATCTGCTCTAATATGTTTTGATGCCATAACATCATAAGCACCACCATATGATTTTCTTGTAATAAGAGTAATCATTGGAACTGTTGCTTCAGCATAAGCATAAAGTAGTTTCGATCCGTGCTTAATAATCCCACCATACTCTTGAACTGTTCCAGGAAGGAATCCAGGCACATCTACGAGAGTTAGAATAGGAATATCAAAAGAATCACAGAAACGAATAAAACGAGCTGCCTTACAAGAAGCATCGATATCTAGAACACCTGCGAGAATTTGTGGCTGGTTTGCAACAATACCAATCTTGATTCCACCAACAGAGGCAAAACCACAAATGATATTTTGAGCATAGTCCTTATGAACTTCTAAGAAATGTCCATCGTCAACGACATCAATGATAATCTCTTTCATGTCATATGGTTTCTTTGGGTTCGCAGGAACAGTTTCTTTAATTTTGTTATTATCTCTATAAACAGGATCAGAAGAATACTTTTCAGTTTTCTCTCTGTAATTTGAAGCTGGAAGATATGTAAGAAGTTCTCTTACTCTTTCAAAACACTCATCTTCATCAGTACATTTAAATTGTGATACACCAGACTTTTCAGAATGAGTTGCAGCTCCACCAAGTTCTTCTTTTGTAACTTCTTCATGTGTAACTGTTTTAATTACATCTGGCCCAGTAACAAACATATAAGATGTTTTATCAACCATGAAAATAAAATCAGTAATAGCAGGAGAATAAACAGCTCCACCAGCACAAGGTCCCATGATTAATGAAATTTGTGGAATAACACCTGAACACTTTACGTTTCTATAAAAAATTTCAGCATAACCACCAAGAGCATCGACACCCTCTTGAATACGAGCTCCACCAGAGTCATTAATTCCAATAATTGGAATTCTATTTTCAAGAGCGAAGTCCATGATCTTACAAATTTTCTTTGCGTGATACTCACCAAGAGCTCCACCCCAACAAGTAAAGTCTTGTGAATATAGAGCAACTTTCTGACCATTAATTTCAGCGATACCAGTTACAACACCGTCACCAAGAAATTCTTTTTTATCCATCCCAAAGTCACCACATCTGTGTGTAACAAATCTATCGAACTCTAAAAAAGTTCCCGGATCGATAAGGCGCTCAATTCTTTCACGAGCAGTATATTTACCTTGTGAATGTTGTTTTTCAATTCTAGCGGCTCCACCACCAAGTGAAGCTTCTTCTCTTCTCTCTAAGAGAAGATTTCTTTTTTCCTCAAGAATAGGATCCATAATAACCTCCCAAATAACTTAGGTATTCTAAACTTTTAGTCACTAGGAGGCTATTAACTGTGCGTCATTTAACGATGAGCACAAAAAAGGGCTCCACTTAGGAGCCCTTTCTAATATTTTGAATTTCTTGAGATATTATTCGCCAGCTGCTTTCTTTCTCTTATCAAGTCCGTACTTATCAACTTTCATAATTAGACTTGCTCTAGACACACCAAGCTCTTTAGCAAGCTTCGACTTATTAAAGTTACACCTTTTAAGTCCTTCACGAATCATCATCGCTTCAAGTTCTTCAAGAGCATCTTTAAGTTTACCACTTGTATTTACTCCACGTGTTGCAACCGCAGGGGCCGCTCCGTGATCGAGAATTCTTTGAGAAAGGTTATCTGGAGTAATATTCTTATCATCTCCAGCAAGAACAACGAGTCTTTCAACTTCGTTTTGAAGTTCACGAACGTTACCTGGCCAAGGATAATCTAGCATTTTCTCCATACACTTTTTAGAAAAGCTCTTCATAGGCATTCCAACTTCATCACATCTCTTTTTAAGAAAGTGTTCCATCAGGAATGGAATATCTTCATTTCTCTCTCTTAGAGGTGGAAGCTGAACATTGATAACGTTAATTCTATAGTAAAGGTCTTCTCTGAATTCACCCTTTGCCATCATCGTTTTAAGATCTTTATTTGTTGCAGCCAAGATACGAACATCAGTTCTTCTTGGAGAATCAGCACCAACTGGCATATAAGTTCCTTCCTGAAGAACCCTTAGGAGCTTAACCTGCATTGAAAGCGATGTATCCCCAATCTCATCGAGAAAGAGAGTTCCCCCATTCGCTGTTTCAAAAAGTCCTGGCTTATCTTTTACTGCACCCGTAAAGGCACCTTTAACGTGTCCAAAAAGCTCTGAATCAAGTAAGTTGTCGTTGAAAGCTGAACAGTTTACAGCAAGAAACTGACAATCTTTCCTTGGTGAATTGTAGTGAACCGCCTTAGCAACAAGTTCTTTACCTGTACCGTTTTCACCATTGATTAGAACAGACGATTCCGAGCTAGAGATCTTTTCTAGTAATTGATAAATCTTTTGCATTTGCTTAGATTTACCAATCATCGTGTGATAGCGATACTTCGTTCCAAGCTCGCTATTTAACTCTTGAATTCTTTCTTCACGCTTAGAGATTTCTGTCGTGAATGTCTCAATCTCATCAGAAACAAGTTCTACTAGCTCCTGAAGATATTCAACATCTGCATGGCTCATTCTCTTTAAATGAGATACCGCTGTTTGCGCGTCAGTATCTGTCGCCCCAAGCTCCACCATTTGAGCAACAACTTCAGATTCCTCTTCTGCTGTTACTGTATCAAGTAGAAATGGAAATGCCATGACAGTTCCAAGATGCTCTCCTTCGATAGCAACTCTACAGGCAACGCCCTTTACGTGCTTAAAACTAGAATCAAACACATATGTTTTTTCTGAGTGGTCATGTAGAAAATCAAAGGCCTTTTCAATATCTTGAGTTACAAGGTTGTAACCATGATTCATATTCATTTGAACTTTGAAGAAGTGGTTCTTGAAAGAATAGTCTTTTTCGATATGCTTCGATCTGATCTTATAGTGCATATCAGTGAAGATCATCTCTACGCCAAACCATTTATTGAGAATTTCTTCTAGCTTTGAGATAACGTGTAAGTTACTCATATCTTGCCAATTAATCATCTTGCTTCTCCTTTTCGTGCTAAAAGCACTAAAACAATCTGACTAACTTTTCGGCAATTCGAGTACTAAACTTAAGTCGATAACAGAATAATTGTTAAAAAAATGAACATCGAGACTCTTAATGAGTCTCGATTTCTTTGACTTCTGATGAATTTTTAGACAAGTAGTTGAGAATTCGTGTCTGATAAGCTTGTAACTTCCAGTCTTGAGGACCAACAAACTTGTTCAAATTTTTACCGTCTTTAGAAAAAAGATAGGTTTCTGGAACTTTAATTGTACCAAATATTGGCAAATACTTTCCTTCTTTATCATGAGCAATCATAACATTTGATGGTAAATCACCAAATCTCTTTAAAAACTTTCTAATCTTTAGCTCATCGTCGTTAACGGCCAATAATAAAAAGTTAACACCCTGATCTTGTAAATGCTTAGCCAAATCAAGGAACTCAGGAAGTTCAGCTTCACAAGGCCCACACCAAGTACCCCAAAAGTGTACCATTGCACCACGAGCTCCGTTAAAGAGCGAAGTATTATCAATTTGTTCTTTTGTATATAAATTAGTGAGTTCGATCTGCGGTAATTGCTGAAGAATAGGATTCATTGCAGCTTCTTGATCTAAGCGTTCAAACTTTTTTTTCTCGTAAATTGAGTACCCGAAAGTAGCCACGACTAAACAGACAATGGCAAAAACTTTGGCTGTACTAGACATAAGAGTCTCCCCTTAAAATGAGAAAGACCGCTACCTTAAAATAAGATAGCGGTCTTTTTATTCTCGAAATTTTGCTAGAAATTAGTCAACTAGTGCGATGTATGCCATCTTCGCGTTATCACCAACACGAGTGTCTGCCATCTTCATGATTCTAGTATAACCACCATTTCTTTCTTTGAACTTTGGCGCTACATTTTCGAAAAGAGTCTTAACAGCGTCTTTGTTGTTCAATTTCTTGAACGCTTGTCTTCTGTTAGCAACTGTATCGTTTTTAGCAAGAGTGATTAGTTTTTCAACATATCCTCTAACAGCCTTAGCTCTAGTAATAGTAGTTTTAATTTTCCCGTGATCAATTACTTCAACCGCTAGGTTTTTGATCATTGATCCTCTGTGAGAAGGGCTAACTCCTAGCTTGTACTTATGCTTTTGATGTCTCATAACAACTCCTACGGCCCCTAATTATTGCCCATCTTCGCTATTTTGTTTTAAATCTTTCATGATGCTATCAACCTTCATACCAAGGCCAAGTCCCATCTGAGTAAGGATTTCCTTAATCTCATTAAGTGACTTACGACCAAAGTTTTTAGTTCTAAGCATCTCACCTTCTGTTTTACTAACAAGCTCGTAAATGTACTTGATGTTTGCATTCTGAAGACAGTTTGCAGAACGTACAGATAGCTCAAGTTCAGAAACTGGTTTAAGTAGTGCACTGTTTGTTGCACTTTGAACCTGTGAAGGCTTGCTCTCAATTCTAGAAATCTCTTCTTCGTCTTCAAAGTTAAGGAAGACTGCAAGTTGATCTCTAAGAATCTTTGCAGAGTAAGCAACAGCATCTTGTGGCTCAATACCAGCGTTTGTCCAAACTTCAAGTGAAAGCTTGTCATAGTCAGTTCTCTTACCAACACGAGAGTTTGTAACTGTATAGTTAACTCTGTTTACTGGAGAGAAAAGTGTATCAAGATAGATCCAACCAATTGGTAGATCATACTCTTCTTTATTATCTAAAGCCGTTACATAACCTTTACCTCTTGCAACAGTTAGCTCCATCTTAATAGAACCACCTGAAGAGATGTTACAAATAACGTGCTCTGGGTTAAGAACTTCAATGTTTGCGTGCTCAGCGATGTCACCTGCTGTTACAGGACCTTCTCCAGATTTCTCAAGAGTAAGAACAACATCTTCTTTATCCTTAATTTTGAAGCGAACTTCTTTTAGGTTAAGAATAATTTCTGAAACTTCTTCTTTAACATTGTTAATCGTTCCAAACTCGTGCTCTACACCATCAATACGAATAGCTACAATACCCGCACCTTGAAGAGAAGAAAGTAGTACTCTTCTTAGTGAGTTACCTAGAGTTTGTCCGTATCCTCTCTCAAGAGGCTTGGCAACAAACTTTCCGTAGTTTGATTTAAGCGTATCAGCGTCCAGTTCAAGAGCGACTGGTCTAATCATGCTTGTCCAGTTTTTAGATATAAACTTATCCACAGACATGTCTCCTTAATAAGATGTTATACTCTTCTTCTTTTTGGTGCTCGACAACCATTATGAGGGATTGGAGATCTATCTGCAACTGAAGTTATTTTCAAACCAGCTTGTAACAATGCACGAATTGCGTTTTCTCTACCTGCACCAGGACCTTTTACTTTAACATCTACAGAG is a window encoding:
- a CDS encoding biotin/lipoyl-containing protein; translated protein: MRTYLIDADKNEVIVDLTRTKKHSSELVEFEYSTIEDNKITNRQIIFVRRLAGQYFVSKDNKSWKKIPRQDLPKKMLNVDRVFDVYRGYKPSGLAGGNEGELITQMPGKIVKISVKEGDEVKKGQTLVIIEAMKMENEIKCGMDGFVKSIHVNVGDALDQGVLMMEVEA
- the meaB gene encoding methylmalonyl Co-A mutase-associated GTPase MeaB — encoded protein: MSISIDKLVNGDRRTLAKAITLTESKLDKHRLEAQSLLEKIVSHTGGSLRIGISGVPGVGKSTFIETFGLYLISQGKKVAVLAVDPSSPISGGSLLGDKTRMEILSQQNEAFIRPSPTSGSLGGVAQKTREAMLLCEAAGYDIILVETVGVGQSEYEVASMVDFFMVLMLPNAGDELQGIKKGILELADSIVVNKADSDSVNLAKMTMGHYKNALRLVHPTSFWIPRVLSCSSIEKRGIDDIWKMISEYHSEAKKNGELLTKRAVQNKKWMEKLIFEMIELRLKSNKEIQKKWHKFEDDVSKGLATPFNAAKDIVESYFQN
- the hflK gene encoding FtsH protease activity modulator HflK, which codes for MTFSQSPKNEFEKMKEDIEKIKKFLIPVLILLVLGIGSMTTFYTVEPDEEAVVIRLGEFHNTNPPGLHFKVPFGIDRVIKVKTKRVLQAEFGFRTSTTRGRRSAYSEKSYKSESLMLTGDLNVADVEWAVQFQISDPFKFLFQTSEPERNIRDVSESIMRRVVGDRSVSEVLTTGKIEVETSAKDLMQEVLDHYDMGVKIVSVKLQDVNPPNVVKASFNEVNEAKQEQEKVINQAEGEYNKIIPEARGKAQKMISEAEGYKEELVNRSLGDAEKFVAILKEYKKAPSITKKRLYLETMESIYSRLENVTIVDPSIKGLLPVFDGKKGNK
- the hflC gene encoding protease modulator HflC, producing the protein MKALLGVIVVVALIVAKGSMFILTEGQQAIITEFGKPVGQPITTAGIQFKKPFVQDVRLVDKRILSWDGFPNQIPTKDKKFIKVDTTARWRIVDALKFIQTVRNETGAKARIDTILDSATRNVISSNNLVEAVRNSNQILEQVQKRKKEMAENKKNGEPIVEEEVSGEIEKINLGREKLSQLIVERADEELAAFGIKLIDVQLRRISYEKSVESKVYERMISERQRIASKIRSIGQGEKARIEGRLQRDLKKIESEAYRTAQQVRGEAEAKATAIYAKALSQDPRFYEFTRALEAYKKSLSSKTKFLFSSDSEFLKYLKTN
- a CDS encoding acetyl-CoA carboxylase biotin carboxylase subunit; its protein translation is MMTIRQPINKSRRILIANRGEIASRIAKACKELGHVAIGLWTDNEVHATHLQFCDEWVHLKGSTNAETYLNIENLLKVIKENDVDAVHPGYGFLSENADFANALNEAGVTFIAPHAEAIKLMGDKAVSKQIAKKAGVPTVPGTDTAVPTVEEAVKISNEIGYPVLLKAVAGGGGRGMRACQNEEEVRANFEAVGRESLAAFNNGDLLVEKLILNPRHIEVQILADKNGNVYHFYERECSIQRRHQKIIEEAPSPFIGDDEELRQKVCNTAVQLAKAVNYDSAGTVEFIMGEDKNFYFLEMNTRIQVEHPITEEITGIDLIVCMIQSALGDDLGFPGQEFIRRSGHAIECRICAEDPITMLPAPGHVTGFETNFPQGTRFDHCLYKDLEVTPDFDPMVGKLVCKGIIRDVAVRKMRAALDGLFIEGLKTNVPLLKVIMNKKNFIDGYYSTDFIAVEKPQEEVSTELNHMRFYEVLAGVEARKMGM
- a CDS encoding L-threonylcarbamoyladenylate synthase encodes the protein MIEYLIPENPDDRILKRASDSIKEGNLVCIPTDTSWVVVCDPFNKKGVERLYRFKGASPLKHFSLICDTISKASEVANIGDSAFRMIRNKIPGHYTFIFEATKKIIRAVQASKNDHQVGVRFIPGNIVNKLVEIHGEVLLSTNISEEMMGLEEGSMFYSYQIEEKFPGDIQLILDPGEYEFAGQSTIVDLSVEGEAELIREGAGKW
- a CDS encoding acyl-CoA carboxylase subunit beta: MDPILEEKRNLLLERREEASLGGGAARIEKQHSQGKYTARERIERLIDPGTFLEFDRFVTHRCGDFGMDKKEFLGDGVVTGIAEINGQKVALYSQDFTCWGGALGEYHAKKICKIMDFALENRIPIIGINDSGGARIQEGVDALGGYAEIFYRNVKCSGVIPQISLIMGPCAGGAVYSPAITDFIFMVDKTSYMFVTGPDVIKTVTHEEVTKEELGGAATHSEKSGVSQFKCTDEDECFERVRELLTYLPASNYREKTEKYSSDPVYRDNNKIKETVPANPKKPYDMKEIIIDVVDDGHFLEVHKDYAQNIICGFASVGGIKIGIVANQPQILAGVLDIDASCKAARFIRFCDSFDIPILTLVDVPGFLPGTVQEYGGIIKHGSKLLYAYAEATVPMITLITRKSYGGAYDVMASKHIRADINLAYPTGEIAVMGAEGAVNIIFRNELKGLEGEAFDKKKAELVANYEQRFANPYRAAERGYLDAIILPEETRKRVYEYLVALKDKKVELPQRKHGNIQL